The following are encoded in a window of Streptomyces sp. Go-475 genomic DNA:
- the bfr gene encoding bacterioferritin — protein MQGDPEVLEFLNEQLTGELTAINQYWLHYRIQDNKGWTKLAKYTREESIDEMKHADKITERILMLDGLPNYQRLFHVRVGQTVTEMFQADRQIEVEAIDRLKRGIEVMRSKGDITSANLFESILEDEEHHIDYLDTQLELIDKLGEALYLAQQIEQPS, from the coding sequence ATGCAGGGCGACCCCGAGGTCCTCGAATTCCTGAACGAGCAGCTGACCGGCGAGCTGACGGCGATCAACCAGTACTGGCTGCACTACCGGATCCAGGACAACAAAGGCTGGACCAAGCTCGCCAAGTACACGCGTGAAGAGTCCATCGACGAGATGAAGCACGCGGACAAGATCACCGAGCGCATCCTCATGCTGGACGGTCTGCCCAACTACCAGCGGCTCTTCCACGTACGGGTCGGCCAGACGGTCACCGAGATGTTCCAGGCCGACCGGCAGATCGAGGTCGAGGCGATCGACCGCCTCAAGCGCGGCATCGAGGTGATGCGCAGCAAGGGCGACATCACGTCGGCGAACCTCTTCGAGTCGATCCTCGAGGACGAGGAGCACCACATCGACTACCTGGACACGCAGCTGGAGCTGATCGACAAGCTCGGCGAGGCCCTGTACCTCGCGCAGCAGATCGAGCAGCCGAGCTAG
- a CDS encoding (2Fe-2S)-binding protein, with protein MDRVYVCSCFGITEQQVKQHADGGACTPRQIASACKAGTDCGSCVRRIQAILGRGACPRRELADRGQPVLAELEDAA; from the coding sequence GTGGACCGCGTGTACGTGTGCAGTTGCTTCGGGATCACCGAGCAGCAGGTCAAGCAGCACGCGGACGGCGGCGCCTGCACCCCTCGGCAGATAGCCTCCGCCTGCAAGGCGGGCACGGACTGCGGGTCGTGCGTACGTCGCATTCAGGCGATCCTGGGCAGGGGTGCGTGCCCTCGCCGTGAACTGGCCGACCGGGGCCAGCCGGTGCTCGCGGAGCTGGAAGACGCCGCCTAG
- a CDS encoding 3-deoxy-7-phosphoheptulonate synthase class II, whose translation MTVNAKTSASAGNTWRDLPAAQQPEYPDPEALRAVVADLESYPPLVFAGECDQLRARMAAVAKGEAFLLQGGDCAEAFDAVSADHIRNKLKTLLQMGAVLTYAASVPVVKVGRIAGQYSKPRSKPTETRDGVTLPTYRGDSVNGFDFTEEARVPDPERLKRMYHASASTLNLVRAFTTGGYADLRQVHAWNQDFVKSSPSGQRYEQLAREIDNALNFMHACGADPEEFKTVEFYSSHEALLLDYESALTRVDSRTGQLYDVSAHMVWIGERTRQLDHAHIEFASKIRNPIGIKLGPTTTAEDALQYIERLDPEREPGRLTFIVRMGADKVRDKLPELVEKVTASGATVAWVTDPMHGNTFEAASGHKTRRFDDVLDEVKGFFEVHKELGTHPGGIHVELTGDDVTECVGGGDEIFVDDLHQRYETACDPRLNRSQSLDLAFLVAEMYRDQ comes from the coding sequence GTGACCGTGAACGCTAAGACCAGCGCGAGTGCTGGCAACACCTGGCGAGACCTGCCCGCGGCGCAGCAGCCCGAGTACCCCGACCCCGAGGCTCTGCGCGCAGTCGTTGCGGACCTCGAGTCGTATCCGCCGCTCGTCTTCGCGGGCGAGTGCGACCAGCTGCGCGCCCGGATGGCGGCCGTCGCCAAGGGAGAGGCGTTCCTCCTCCAGGGCGGCGACTGCGCCGAGGCCTTCGACGCGGTGTCCGCGGACCACATCCGCAACAAGCTGAAGACCCTGCTCCAGATGGGCGCCGTGCTCACGTACGCCGCGTCCGTGCCGGTCGTGAAGGTCGGCCGCATCGCCGGCCAGTACTCCAAGCCGCGCTCCAAGCCGACCGAGACCCGCGACGGCGTGACGCTGCCGACCTACCGCGGCGACTCCGTCAACGGCTTCGACTTCACCGAAGAGGCCCGGGTCCCGGACCCCGAGCGGCTGAAGCGCATGTACCACGCCTCGGCCTCCACGCTGAACCTGGTGCGCGCCTTCACCACCGGCGGCTACGCCGACCTGCGCCAGGTGCACGCCTGGAACCAGGACTTCGTGAAGTCGTCCCCGTCCGGCCAGCGCTACGAGCAGCTCGCCCGCGAGATCGACAACGCGCTGAACTTCATGCACGCCTGCGGGGCCGACCCGGAGGAGTTCAAGACGGTCGAGTTCTACTCCTCGCACGAGGCGCTGCTGCTCGACTACGAGTCCGCCCTGACCAGGGTCGACTCGCGCACCGGGCAGCTGTACGACGTCTCCGCGCACATGGTGTGGATCGGTGAGCGCACCCGGCAGCTGGACCACGCGCACATCGAGTTCGCCTCGAAGATCCGCAACCCCATCGGCATCAAGCTGGGCCCGACGACCACGGCCGAGGACGCGTTGCAGTACATCGAGCGCCTCGACCCGGAGCGCGAGCCGGGCCGGCTGACGTTCATCGTCCGCATGGGCGCCGACAAGGTCCGCGACAAGCTCCCCGAGCTGGTCGAGAAGGTCACCGCCTCCGGCGCGACCGTGGCCTGGGTGACCGACCCGATGCACGGCAACACCTTCGAGGCGGCCTCCGGGCACAAGACCCGCCGCTTCGACGACGTGCTCGACGAGGTCAAGGGCTTCTTCGAGGTCCACAAGGAGCTCGGCACGCACCCGGGCGGCATCCACGTGGAGCTCACCGGCGACGACGTCACCGAGTGCGTGGGCGGCGGCGACGAGATCTTCGTCGACGATCTGCACCAGCGCTACGAGACCGCCTGCGACCCGCGGCTCAACCGCAGCCAGTCGCTCGACCTGGCGTTCCTCGTGGCCGAGATGTACAGGGACCAGTAA
- a CDS encoding anthranilate synthase family protein: MDLAQLLDDPRPFALLRRRTPGHDHDLVEVLIGPVAAYDRLAGLPEESLALVPFRQIHERGFDVRDDGTPLLALTPQESYGVPLVDALEQLPAHDVRVDGGGFDVDDEEYARIVGRVLEEEIGRGEGANFVIRRTYEGEIPGFGRADALALFRRLLVGERGAYWTFVVHTGDRTLVGASPEVHVRMSGGTVVMNPISGTYRYPAEGPTPEHLLDFLADGKEIEELSMVVDEELKMMCTVGDMGGVVIGPRLKEMAHLAHTEYELRGRSSLDVREVLKETMFAATVTGSPVQNACRVIERHESGGRGYYAGALALLGRDSGGAQTLDSPILIRTADIASDGRLRVPVGATLVRGSDPASEVAETHAKAAGVLAALGVRPARPRAEAARPRLAEDPRVRAALDGRRASLAPFWLRMQERSAELAGHALVVDGEDTFTAMLAHVLRAGGLEVTVRRYDEAGLREAVLGHEGPVVLGPGPGDPSDLVDPKMRFLRALTAEVLRGERQGVLGVCLGHELIAAELGLDIVRKEVPYQGAQTEIGLFGRRETVGFYNSFVARCDDEAAAELAAHGVEVSRAANGEVHALRGPGFAGVQFHPESVLTLNGARVVRELIGQLRGTSTPSV; this comes from the coding sequence ATGGACCTGGCACAGCTGCTGGACGACCCCCGTCCCTTCGCCCTGCTCCGCCGCCGCACGCCCGGCCACGACCACGACCTGGTCGAGGTCCTGATCGGCCCGGTCGCCGCGTACGACCGGCTCGCCGGCCTCCCCGAGGAGAGCCTCGCGCTCGTCCCCTTCCGGCAGATCCACGAACGCGGCTTCGACGTCCGCGACGACGGCACACCCCTGCTGGCGCTCACGCCCCAGGAGTCGTACGGCGTCCCGCTGGTCGACGCCCTGGAGCAGCTCCCGGCGCATGACGTCCGCGTCGACGGCGGGGGCTTCGACGTGGACGACGAGGAGTACGCGCGGATCGTCGGGCGGGTGCTGGAGGAGGAGATCGGCCGGGGCGAGGGCGCCAACTTCGTGATCCGCCGGACGTACGAGGGTGAGATCCCGGGCTTCGGGCGGGCCGACGCCCTCGCCCTGTTCCGGCGGCTGCTGGTGGGCGAGCGGGGCGCGTACTGGACGTTCGTCGTGCACACCGGGGACCGCACGCTGGTCGGGGCCAGTCCCGAGGTGCATGTGCGGATGTCCGGCGGCACGGTCGTCATGAACCCGATCAGCGGCACCTACCGCTACCCCGCCGAGGGGCCGACGCCCGAGCACCTGCTGGACTTCCTCGCCGACGGCAAGGAGATCGAGGAGCTGTCGATGGTCGTCGACGAGGAGCTCAAGATGATGTGCACCGTCGGGGACATGGGCGGGGTCGTGATCGGCCCCCGGCTGAAGGAGATGGCGCACCTCGCGCACACCGAGTACGAACTGCGCGGCAGGTCCTCGCTGGACGTGCGGGAGGTGCTGAAGGAGACCATGTTCGCGGCGACCGTCACCGGCTCGCCGGTGCAGAACGCCTGCCGGGTCATCGAGCGGCACGAGAGCGGCGGGCGCGGGTACTACGCCGGTGCCCTGGCCCTGCTCGGCCGGGACTCGGGCGGGGCCCAGACCCTCGACTCCCCCATCCTGATCCGCACCGCCGACATCGCCTCGGACGGCCGCCTGCGTGTTCCGGTCGGCGCCACGCTCGTGCGGGGTTCGGACCCGGCGAGCGAGGTGGCCGAGACCCACGCGAAGGCGGCCGGGGTGCTGGCGGCCCTGGGCGTCCGTCCGGCCCGGCCGCGCGCGGAGGCCGCACGGCCGAGGCTGGCGGAGGACCCGCGGGTCCGGGCCGCGCTGGACGGGCGCCGGGCCTCCCTCGCCCCGTTCTGGCTGCGGATGCAGGAGCGGTCCGCGGAACTCGCCGGGCACGCCCTGGTCGTCGACGGGGAGGACACCTTCACGGCGATGCTCGCGCACGTGCTGCGCGCCGGCGGCCTGGAGGTGACCGTGCGGCGGTACGACGAGGCGGGGCTGCGGGAGGCGGTGCTCGGGCACGAGGGGCCGGTGGTGCTCGGGCCCGGGCCGGGCGACCCGTCCGACCTGGTGGATCCGAAGATGCGGTTCCTGCGTGCCCTGACCGCCGAGGTGCTCCGGGGCGAACGGCAGGGCGTGCTGGGCGTCTGCCTCGGGCACGAGCTGATCGCGGCCGAACTGGGGCTGGACATCGTACGGAAGGAAGTGCCGTACCAGGGGGCTCAGACGGAGATCGGGCTGTTCGGGCGGCGGGAGACCGTCGGGTTCTACAACAGCTTCGTGGCGCGCTGCGACGACGAGGCGGCGGCCGAGCTGGCGGCCCACGGCGTCGAGGTCTCCCGCGCCGCGAACGGGGAGGTGCACGCCCTGCGCGGGCCCGGGTTCGCGGGCGTGCAGTTCCACCCGGAGTCGGTGCTCACGCTGAACGGGGCGCGGGTCGTGCGGGAACTGATCGGGCAGCTGCGGGGCACGAGCACGCCCTCGGTGTAG
- a CDS encoding 6-phosphofructokinase yields the protein MRVGVLTGGGDCPGLNAVIRAVVRKGVQEYGYDFTGFRDGWRGPLENDTVRLDIPAVRGILPRGGTILGSSRTNPLKERDGIRRIKENLAALEVEALIAIGGEDTLGVAARLSGEHGVPCVGVPKTIDNDLSATDYTFGFDTAVGIATEAIDRLHTTAESHMRVLVVEVMGRHAGWIALHSGLAGGANVILIPEQRFDVEQVCAWVTSRFRASYAPIVVVAEGAMPKDGDMVLKDQSLDSFGHVRLSGVGEWLAKEIEKRTGKEARTTVLGHVQRGGTPSAFDRWLATRFGLHAIDCVRDGAFGTMVALRGTDIVRVPIAEATARLKTVDPKLYEEVGVFFG from the coding sequence ATGCGCGTCGGAGTACTGACCGGAGGCGGCGACTGCCCCGGCCTCAACGCCGTCATCCGGGCCGTCGTCCGCAAGGGCGTGCAGGAGTACGGCTACGACTTCACCGGCTTCCGGGACGGCTGGCGAGGGCCCCTGGAGAACGACACCGTCCGGCTCGACATCCCCGCCGTGCGCGGCATCCTGCCCCGCGGCGGCACCATCCTCGGCTCCTCGCGGACCAACCCGCTGAAGGAACGGGACGGCATCCGCCGGATCAAGGAGAACCTCGCCGCGCTGGAGGTCGAGGCGCTCATCGCCATCGGCGGCGAGGACACCCTGGGCGTGGCCGCCCGCCTGTCCGGCGAACACGGCGTGCCCTGCGTGGGCGTCCCCAAGACCATCGACAACGACCTGTCCGCCACCGACTACACCTTCGGCTTCGACACCGCCGTCGGCATCGCCACCGAGGCCATCGACCGGCTGCACACCACCGCCGAGTCCCACATGCGCGTCCTGGTCGTCGAGGTGATGGGCCGGCACGCCGGCTGGATCGCCCTGCACTCGGGCCTGGCCGGCGGCGCCAACGTCATCCTCATCCCCGAGCAGCGCTTCGACGTCGAGCAGGTCTGCGCCTGGGTGACCTCCCGCTTCCGGGCGTCGTACGCGCCGATCGTCGTCGTCGCCGAGGGGGCGATGCCGAAGGACGGCGACATGGTGCTCAAGGACCAGTCCCTGGACTCCTTCGGGCACGTCCGGCTGTCCGGGGTCGGCGAGTGGCTCGCCAAGGAGATCGAGAAGCGCACGGGCAAGGAGGCCCGCACGACGGTCCTGGGCCATGTCCAGCGCGGCGGCACCCCCAGCGCCTTCGACCGCTGGCTCGCCACCCGCTTCGGCCTGCACGCCATCGACTGCGTCCGCGACGGCGCCTTCGGCACGATGGTCGCCCTGCGCGGCACGGACATCGTCCGCGTCCCCATCGCGGAGGCGACGGCCCGTCTGAAGACGGTGGACCCGAAGCTGTACGAGGAGGTCGGGGTGTTCTTCGGCTGA
- a CDS encoding response regulator transcription factor: MTDSGGDRRDPIKVMVVDDHPMWRDAVARDLAESGFEVVATAGDGEQAVRRAKAAAPEVLVLDLNLPGKPGVQVCKEVVAANPALRVLVLSASGEHADVLEAVKSGATGYLLKSASTEELQDAVRRTAVGDPVFTPGLAGLVLGEYRRLASEPAPAQDTDEPKAPRLTDRETEVLRLVAKGLSYKQIAERLVISHRTVQNHVQNTLGKLQLHNRVELVRYAIERGLDDE, encoded by the coding sequence ATGACGGACAGCGGCGGGGACCGGCGGGACCCGATCAAGGTCATGGTGGTCGACGACCACCCCATGTGGCGCGACGCGGTCGCCCGGGACCTGGCCGAGTCGGGCTTCGAGGTGGTGGCGACCGCGGGCGACGGCGAGCAGGCCGTGCGCCGCGCCAAGGCCGCCGCCCCGGAGGTCCTGGTGCTCGACCTGAACCTGCCCGGCAAGCCCGGCGTCCAGGTCTGCAAGGAGGTCGTGGCCGCGAACCCCGCGCTGCGCGTGCTGGTGCTGTCCGCGAGCGGGGAGCACGCCGACGTCCTGGAGGCCGTGAAGTCCGGCGCGACGGGCTACCTGCTGAAGTCGGCCTCCACGGAGGAACTCCAGGACGCGGTCCGCCGCACGGCCGTCGGCGACCCCGTCTTCACGCCCGGCCTCGCCGGACTGGTCCTCGGCGAGTACCGCCGCCTGGCCTCCGAACCCGCCCCGGCCCAGGACACCGACGAACCGAAGGCGCCCCGGCTCACCGACCGCGAGACCGAGGTGCTGCGCCTGGTCGCCAAGGGCCTGAGCTACAAGCAGATCGCCGAACGCCTGGTCATCTCCCACCGCACGGTGCAGAACCACGTCCAGAACACCCTCGGCAAGCTCCAGTTGCACAACCGCGTGGAGCTGGTCAGGTACGCGATAGAGCGCGGCCTCGACGACGAGTGA
- a CDS encoding DUF5931 domain-containing protein gives MAKRERVMRMSVEQPLWRALTAYRVLTMLYAVGLFATAHDEFPRPWVAVAYYAVLGVWTLATLPRVANAARCTKRFLTADLTIALTGILLTPVADAHERVQAGGPTLPSIWTAGSVLAFALKGGWRWAALASSLVAAANLVERGSPARDTVHNVILVCIASIAIGYVVEVARASERTLARALEIEAATRERERLARDIHDSVLQVLAMVQRRGAVIGGEAAELGRMAGEQEVALRTLVSGGLVPVSRVSEDAAEGALVRAVEEESEESGPVDLRALLAPYAGARVSLAEPGAPVPLAPAAAREVAAAVGAALDNVRKHAGEQARAWILVEDEPDEVIVTVRDDGPGIPEGRLAQAEGEGRLGVALSIRGRLRDLGGSADLISVPGQGTEVELKVPKDVKDTRGKAERR, from the coding sequence ATGGCGAAGCGCGAGCGGGTCATGAGGATGTCGGTCGAGCAGCCGCTGTGGCGTGCGCTGACCGCCTACCGGGTGCTCACGATGCTGTACGCGGTCGGCCTGTTCGCCACCGCCCACGACGAGTTCCCCCGCCCCTGGGTCGCCGTCGCCTACTACGCCGTGCTCGGGGTGTGGACGCTGGCGACCCTGCCGAGGGTCGCGAACGCCGCCCGCTGCACCAAGCGGTTCCTCACCGCCGACCTCACCATCGCCCTCACCGGCATCCTGCTCACGCCGGTCGCCGACGCGCACGAGCGGGTCCAGGCGGGCGGCCCGACGCTGCCGTCGATATGGACCGCCGGTTCCGTCCTGGCCTTCGCCCTCAAGGGCGGCTGGCGCTGGGCGGCCCTCGCCTCCAGCCTGGTGGCCGCCGCCAACCTGGTGGAGCGCGGCAGCCCGGCCCGCGACACCGTCCACAACGTCATCCTGGTCTGCATCGCCTCCATCGCCATCGGCTACGTCGTCGAGGTCGCCCGCGCCTCCGAGCGCACCCTCGCCCGTGCCCTGGAGATCGAGGCCGCGACGCGCGAGCGGGAGCGCCTGGCCCGGGACATCCACGACAGCGTGCTCCAGGTGCTGGCGATGGTGCAGCGGCGCGGAGCGGTGATCGGCGGGGAGGCGGCCGAGCTGGGCCGGATGGCCGGCGAGCAGGAGGTCGCGCTGCGCACCCTGGTCTCCGGCGGACTGGTGCCCGTCTCCCGGGTCTCGGAGGACGCCGCCGAGGGCGCGCTCGTCCGCGCCGTCGAGGAGGAGTCCGAGGAGAGCGGCCCCGTCGACCTGCGCGCCCTGCTCGCGCCGTACGCCGGGGCCAGGGTCAGCCTCGCCGAGCCGGGCGCCCCCGTGCCCCTGGCGCCGGCCGCCGCCCGGGAGGTGGCCGCCGCGGTCGGGGCCGCCCTCGACAACGTCCGCAAGCACGCCGGGGAGCAGGCGCGCGCCTGGATCCTGGTCGAGGACGAGCCGGACGAGGTGATCGTCACCGTCCGGGACGACGGGCCCGGCATCCCGGAGGGACGGCTCGCCCAGGCCGAGGGCGAAGGCCGGCTCGGTGTCGCCCTGTCGATCCGCGGGCGGCTGCGCGACCTCGGCGGCAGCGCGGACCTGATCTCGGTGCCCGGGCAGGGCACGGAGGTCGAGCTGAAGGTACCGAAGGACGTGAAGGACACCCGGGGGAAGGCGGAGCGGCGATGA
- a CDS encoding lysophospholipid acyltransferase family protein translates to MKVTVGGPLKLAFRPWVEGLENVPAEGPAILASNHLSFSDSFFLPAVLDRKVTFIAKAEYFTTPGVKGRLTAAFFKGVGQLPVDRSGARGAGEAAIKSGIEVLERGELFGIYPEGTRSPDGRLYRGKPGGLARVALATGAPVLPVAMIDTEKIQPPGKIMPKLMRPGIRIGEPLDFSRYQGMEHDRFVLRAVTDEVMYEIMKLSGQEYVDMYATAMKRQLAEAAKAEKEAEKAARAALAKAEKEQAEKEKQAERRRTEP, encoded by the coding sequence ATGAAGGTCACCGTCGGGGGTCCGCTGAAGCTCGCCTTCAGACCCTGGGTGGAGGGCCTGGAGAACGTACCCGCCGAGGGCCCGGCGATCCTGGCGAGCAATCACCTGTCGTTCTCCGACTCGTTCTTCCTGCCCGCCGTCCTCGACCGCAAGGTCACCTTCATCGCGAAGGCCGAGTACTTCACCACGCCCGGCGTGAAGGGCCGGCTGACGGCCGCCTTCTTCAAGGGTGTCGGCCAGCTGCCCGTGGACCGCTCCGGTGCGCGCGGCGCGGGTGAGGCCGCCATCAAGAGCGGCATCGAGGTGCTGGAGCGCGGCGAGTTGTTCGGGATCTACCCGGAGGGGACGCGCTCGCCCGACGGGCGGCTCTACCGCGGCAAGCCGGGCGGCCTCGCGCGCGTGGCGCTCGCGACGGGTGCGCCCGTCCTCCCGGTCGCCATGATCGACACGGAGAAGATCCAGCCGCCCGGGAAGATCATGCCGAAGCTGATGCGGCCCGGCATCCGCATCGGCGAGCCGCTGGACTTCAGCCGCTACCAGGGCATGGAGCACGACCGCTTCGTGCTGCGCGCGGTGACCGACGAGGTCATGTACGAGATCATGAAGCTCTCCGGCCAGGAGTACGTCGACATGTACGCGACGGCCATGAAGCGGCAGCTCGCGGAGGCCGCGAAGGCGGAGAAGGAAGCCGAGAAGGCGGCCAGGGCCGCGCTCGCGAAGGCGGAGAAGGAACAGGCCGAGAAGGAAAAGCAGGCGGAGCGGCGGCGGACCGAGCCCTAG
- a CDS encoding alpha/beta fold hydrolase — MPVLAGAEPFHHEGGEVAVLLCHGFTGSPQSLRPWAEHLAEHGLTVSLPLLPGHGTRWEDLRITGWQDWYAEVDRELRLLCERREKVFVAGLSMGGALALRLAGKHGDAVSGVMVVNPANKVHGLAAHALPVIRHVVPATKGIASDIAKPDSRELGYDRVPLHAAHSLRQFFQAADRELPQVTQPVLLMRSPQDHVVPPADSARILSRISSTDVKEVILEQSYHVATLDHDADRIHEESLAFIDRLAPGLVKEPGLGKEGTTAGG, encoded by the coding sequence GTGCCGGTCCTTGCCGGAGCCGAGCCGTTCCACCACGAGGGCGGGGAGGTCGCCGTCCTCCTCTGCCACGGCTTCACCGGATCACCGCAGTCGCTGCGCCCCTGGGCGGAGCACCTCGCCGAGCACGGCCTGACCGTCTCCCTGCCGCTGCTGCCCGGGCACGGCACGCGCTGGGAGGACCTGCGGATCACCGGCTGGCAGGACTGGTACGCGGAGGTGGACCGCGAGCTGCGCCTGCTGTGCGAGCGCCGCGAGAAGGTCTTCGTGGCCGGTCTGTCCATGGGCGGCGCCCTGGCCCTGCGGCTGGCCGGGAAGCACGGCGACGCCGTCAGCGGCGTCATGGTCGTCAACCCCGCGAACAAGGTGCACGGCCTGGCCGCGCACGCCCTCCCCGTGATCCGCCACGTCGTCCCGGCGACGAAGGGCATCGCCAGCGACATCGCCAAGCCGGACAGCAGGGAGCTGGGCTACGACCGGGTGCCGCTGCACGCGGCGCACTCCCTGCGGCAGTTCTTCCAGGCCGCCGACCGCGAGCTGCCGCAGGTCACCCAGCCGGTGCTGCTGATGCGCAGCCCCCAGGACCATGTGGTGCCGCCCGCCGACTCGGCCCGCATCCTCAGCCGCATCTCGTCGACCGACGTGAAAGAGGTCATCCTGGAACAGAGCTACCACGTGGCCACGTTGGACCATGACGCGGACCGGATCCACGAGGAGAGCCTCGCGTTCATCGACCGGCTCGCACCCGGCCTCGTCAAGGAGCCCGGTCTCGGCAAGGAAGGGACGACCGCAGGTGGCTGA
- a CDS encoding endonuclease/exonuclease/phosphatase family protein, giving the protein MPLLPNSRTEPDGSAVIRVLSYNIRSMRDDTDALARVIRACAPDLVLIQEAPRFFRWRKKLARLARTSDLVVVTGGATTTGPAILSSLRASVERTEDVLLPRTPGLHRRGFATAVVRIAGTRLGVLSCHLSLQKDERHDQAGMLLDRLAGLGVEHAIAGGDLNERPDGPAFRLLADGLTDCRAAAPWGGEHTWTPADPYQRIDAIFATKGIEVLGCGVPLGQPGVTQADLRAATDHLPVLAALRVPAEQGVS; this is encoded by the coding sequence ATGCCCCTGCTCCCCAACTCCCGTACAGAACCCGACGGTTCCGCGGTCATCAGGGTCCTCAGCTACAACATCCGCTCCATGCGCGACGACACCGACGCCCTGGCCCGTGTCATCCGCGCCTGCGCCCCCGACCTGGTCCTGATCCAGGAAGCCCCCCGCTTCTTCCGCTGGCGCAAGAAACTCGCCCGCCTGGCCCGCACCTCCGACCTGGTCGTCGTCACCGGGGGCGCCACCACCACGGGCCCGGCGATCCTCAGCTCGCTCCGGGCGAGCGTCGAACGCACGGAGGACGTCCTCCTGCCCCGCACCCCCGGCCTGCACCGCCGCGGCTTCGCCACCGCGGTCGTGCGCATCGCCGGCACCCGCCTCGGCGTCCTGAGCTGCCACCTGTCGCTCCAGAAGGACGAGCGCCACGACCAGGCCGGCATGCTCCTGGACCGCCTGGCCGGCCTGGGCGTGGAACACGCCATCGCCGGCGGCGACCTGAACGAGCGCCCGGACGGCCCGGCCTTCCGCCTGCTGGCCGACGGCCTGACCGACTGCCGGGCCGCCGCACCCTGGGGCGGCGAGCACACCTGGACCCCCGCCGACCCCTACCAGCGCATCGACGCGATCTTCGCGACCAAGGGCATCGAGGTACTGGGCTGCGGCGTACCGCTCGGGCAGCCCGGGGTGACCCAGGCGGACCTGAGGGCGGCCACGGACCACCTCCCGGTCCTGGCCGCCCTCAGGGTTCCCGCAGAGCAGGGGGTCTCCTAG
- a CDS encoding ROK family glucokinase, with the protein MGLTIGVDIGGTKIAAGVVDEEGNILSTHKVPTPGTPEGIVDAIASAVDGARVGHDIVGVGIGAAGYVNRQRSEVYFAPNIHWRNEPLKEKVEARVGLPVVVENDANAAAWGEYKFGAGKGHRNVICITLGTGLGGGIIIGNKLRRGHFGVAAEFGHIRMVPDGLLCGCGSQGCWEQYASGRALVRYAKQRANATPENAEILLGLGNGTPDGIEGKHISMAARQGDRVAVDSYRELARWVGAGLADLASLFDPSAFIVGGGLSDEGELVLGPIRKSYKRWLVGGNWRPVAEVRAAELGNKAGLVGAADLAREPDPIM; encoded by the coding sequence ATGGGACTCACCATCGGCGTCGACATCGGCGGCACGAAGATCGCGGCCGGCGTGGTCGATGAGGAAGGCAACATCCTCTCGACCCACAAGGTGCCGACCCCGGGCACGCCCGAGGGCATCGTGGACGCCATCGCCTCGGCGGTGGACGGCGCACGCGTCGGACACGACATCGTCGGTGTGGGCATCGGCGCCGCCGGCTACGTGAACCGGCAGCGCTCCGAGGTCTACTTCGCGCCCAACATCCACTGGCGCAACGAGCCGCTCAAGGAGAAGGTCGAGGCCCGTGTGGGCCTCCCGGTGGTCGTCGAGAACGACGCGAACGCCGCGGCGTGGGGCGAGTACAAGTTCGGCGCCGGCAAGGGCCACCGCAACGTCATCTGCATCACGCTCGGCACGGGCCTCGGCGGCGGCATCATCATCGGCAACAAGCTGCGCCGCGGCCACTTCGGCGTGGCCGCCGAGTTCGGCCACATCCGGATGGTGCCGGACGGCCTGCTGTGCGGCTGCGGCTCGCAGGGCTGCTGGGAGCAGTACGCCTCGGGCCGGGCGCTGGTGAGGTACGCCAAGCAGCGCGCCAACGCCACCCCCGAGAACGCCGAGATCCTGCTCGGCCTCGGCAACGGCACGCCCGACGGCATCGAGGGCAAGCACATCTCCATGGCCGCCCGCCAGGGCGACCGCGTGGCCGTCGACTCCTACCGCGAGCTGGCCCGCTGGGTCGGCGCGGGCCTCGCCGACCTCGCCTCCCTCTTCGACCCCTCGGCGTTCATCGTCGGCGGCGGCCTCTCCGACGAGGGCGAACTGGTCCTGGGCCCCATCCGCAAGTCCTACAAGCGCTGGCTGGTCGGCGGCAACTGGCGCCCGGTCGCCGAGGTCCGCGCCGCGGAACTGGGCAACAAGGCGGGTCTGGTGGGCGCGGCCGACCTGGCGCGGGAGCCCGACCCGATCATGTAA